From one Staphylococcus kloosii genomic stretch:
- a CDS encoding YhgE/Pip domain-containing protein, which produces MNILKSKLLWIAPIAIILILGIFSIAFYPAYNPKPKSVPIAIVNHDKGTSIQGKNVDIGGKLVDNLKDSDSKSIKWVEVDSEKEAKKGLDEQKYYGAAILEKDFSKNAMSKTQKVVMDSKKAEMKEKIKSGDIPPKQAKKMQQSAPKNDITVKQAHLKTLANGGANMQASQMASNVLKGVGENINKQITKQSIGTLEKQDVKVSAKDINSITNPVKVNDKKVNEVKDHQGSGNAPFLMFMPVWISSIVGSILLFYAFRSSRNITIVQRVTATLIQIVAAIVTAFIGGFGYIYFMSGVQGFEFNDVNKIALFVSISILSFMGLIMGVMTWLGMKSIPIFFIAMFFSMQLVTLPKQLLPKFYQDYIVDWNPFTHYANTIRELIYMHQPITMNTTMWMFVGFMIFGVISSLIATIVRKHSNKTTEIPS; this is translated from the coding sequence ATGAATATTTTAAAAAGTAAATTACTGTGGATTGCACCAATAGCAATCATACTAATATTAGGAATTTTTTCCATAGCGTTTTATCCTGCATATAATCCAAAACCTAAATCCGTACCAATAGCAATCGTGAATCACGACAAAGGGACATCAATTCAAGGTAAAAATGTAGATATTGGTGGAAAATTAGTAGATAACTTAAAAGATAGCGATTCTAAATCTATAAAATGGGTCGAAGTAGATAGTGAAAAAGAAGCTAAAAAAGGTTTAGATGAACAAAAATATTATGGCGCTGCTATTTTAGAAAAAGACTTCTCAAAAAATGCGATGAGCAAAACGCAAAAAGTCGTAATGGATAGTAAGAAAGCCGAAATGAAAGAAAAAATTAAATCTGGTGACATTCCTCCAAAGCAAGCTAAAAAGATGCAACAATCTGCACCTAAAAATGATATAACAGTAAAACAAGCTCATCTTAAAACATTGGCTAATGGCGGAGCTAACATGCAAGCTTCTCAAATGGCTTCAAATGTCTTAAAAGGTGTTGGTGAAAACATCAATAAACAGATTACTAAACAGAGCATCGGCACATTAGAAAAACAAGATGTCAAAGTGAGCGCAAAAGATATTAATAGCATTACGAATCCGGTAAAAGTTAATGACAAAAAAGTTAACGAAGTAAAAGATCATCAAGGTAGTGGGAACGCACCATTCTTAATGTTTATGCCGGTATGGATAAGTTCTATTGTAGGTTCAATTTTACTATTTTATGCATTCAGATCTAGCCGTAACATTACAATTGTTCAACGTGTGACAGCTACGCTAATACAAATTGTTGCTGCGATTGTTACAGCCTTTATAGGTGGCTTTGGCTATATTTACTTTATGTCTGGTGTGCAAGGTTTCGAATTTAATGATGTTAATAAAATTGCACTCTTCGTATCAATATCAATTTTAAGCTTTATGGGTCTAATTATGGGAGTAATGACATGGTTAGGAATGAAATCTATTCCAATCTTCTTTATTGCAATGTTCTTCAGTATGCAATTAGTAACATTACCAAAACAATTATTACCAAAATTTTATCAAGATTACATTGTCGATTGGAATCCGTTCACACATTATGCTAATACAATTAGAGAATTAATTTATATGCATCAACCAATAACAATGAATACTACAATGTGGATGTTTGTTGGTTTTATGATTTTCGGTGTTATTTCATCACTTATAGCAACTATAGTGAGAAAACATAGCAATAAAACTACAGAAATCCCTTCATAA
- a CDS encoding Na/Pi cotransporter family protein, translating to MNSFAMEILFTFIGGLGIFLYGIKQMGDGLQASAGDRLRSILNRFTSNPVMGVLAGMIVTILIQSSSGTTVITIGLVTAGFMTMRQAIGVVMGANIGTTVTAFIIGIDIGAYALPILAIGAFLIFFIHKRKVKNIGMILFGFGALFYGLELMSSAVKPLANLDGFNKIMLDMSSNPVLGLLAGTIVTVVIQSSSATIGILQGFYANDLISLHGALPVLLGDNIGTTITAVLASLAGSIAAKRVAMVHVLFNVIGATIFIIILPLYQGAMVWIQKALSLKPEMVIAFAHGSFNVTNTLIQLPFIFALAWIVTKIIPGDDIHEKFQPRILDKNLINRAPSFALQEAQDEIQHLGHMSYSVLENVKYYDDKVKKDIEQKQAVVENMYDNIRQYLTKISEKKLSAKDAERMSVLFDVNRAVLKVASLSQQYFKIIEQQRTDKIYISEEAQNSINQLYDHVTVSFNKTINNFNVYDHITKEEIVKRSKDSYGLEHELRKQHIQRLSSGDCSPEGAILYLDMISVLERIGYHARNISEGMINYNHLEQADYNQSNQWELETT from the coding sequence ATGAATTCTTTTGCAATGGAAATTCTGTTTACTTTTATTGGTGGACTTGGAATTTTCCTATACGGCATTAAGCAAATGGGAGATGGTCTGCAAGCTTCGGCGGGCGATAGACTGAGGAGTATCTTAAATCGTTTTACAAGTAATCCAGTCATGGGTGTTCTTGCAGGTATGATTGTTACAATTTTAATTCAAAGTAGTTCTGGTACTACGGTAATTACAATTGGTTTGGTCACTGCTGGATTTATGACAATGAGACAAGCTATCGGCGTTGTAATGGGAGCTAATATAGGGACAACGGTTACTGCATTTATAATTGGTATTGATATTGGTGCTTATGCACTTCCTATACTAGCTATTGGCGCATTTTTAATATTCTTTATCCATAAGAGAAAAGTTAAAAATATCGGTATGATTCTATTTGGTTTCGGTGCATTGTTTTACGGACTTGAATTGATGAGTTCTGCAGTTAAACCTTTAGCCAATTTAGATGGTTTTAATAAAATTATGCTCGATATGTCATCCAATCCTGTCTTAGGCCTATTAGCTGGAACGATAGTAACGGTAGTTATTCAAAGTTCAAGTGCGACGATTGGTATCTTACAAGGATTTTACGCAAATGATTTAATTTCGTTACATGGTGCGTTACCGGTATTACTTGGAGATAACATAGGTACAACGATTACTGCTGTATTGGCTAGCTTAGCAGGTTCTATTGCTGCTAAACGTGTTGCGATGGTACACGTATTATTTAATGTCATCGGTGCGACTATCTTTATTATAATATTACCTTTATACCAAGGTGCCATGGTGTGGATTCAAAAAGCACTTAGCTTGAAGCCGGAAATGGTAATTGCGTTTGCACATGGTTCTTTCAATGTCACTAACACATTAATTCAATTACCTTTTATCTTTGCGTTAGCATGGATAGTGACGAAAATTATACCAGGTGACGATATTCACGAAAAATTTCAACCACGTATTCTAGATAAAAATTTAATTAACAGAGCACCAAGTTTTGCATTGCAAGAGGCGCAAGATGAAATACAGCATCTAGGTCATATGTCTTATTCAGTGTTAGAAAATGTGAAATATTACGACGATAAAGTGAAAAAAGATATAGAACAAAAGCAGGCAGTTGTAGAGAATATGTATGATAATATTCGACAGTATTTAACAAAAATATCAGAGAAAAAGTTGTCGGCGAAAGATGCAGAACGTATGTCAGTGTTATTTGATGTAAATAGGGCAGTATTGAAGGTGGCATCGTTATCGCAACAATATTTCAAAATAATAGAACAACAACGTACTGACAAAATTTATATTTCTGAAGAAGCCCAAAACAGTATTAATCAACTGTATGATCACGTTACAGTTTCCTTTAATAAAACAATAAATAACTTTAATGTCTATGATCATATAACAAAAGAAGAAATCGTCAAACGTAGTAAAGATTCATATGGATTAGAGCATGAATTAAGAAAGCAACATATTCAACGCTTGAGTTCTGGTGATTGTTCACCTGAAGGAGCGATATTATACTTGGATATGATTTCAGTGTTAGAACGTATAGGCTATCACGCGAGAAATATTTCAGAAGGCATGATTAATTACAACCATCTTGAACAAGCTGATTATAATCAATCTAATCAATGGGAACTTGAAACAACTTAA
- a CDS encoding SDR family NAD(P)-dependent oxidoreductase, which produces MSILDKFKLDNQVAIVTGGASGLGKAMGKGLAEAGAHLVIADINLELAQATADEFTKDTGNKAIACKVDVTNVDDVYQMVEDVKKEFGRIDILFNNAGINEHVKFEDMPYDRWVKNMDVNINSMVLVSQAVGEVMIEQKRGSIVNTSSMSGIIVNTPQPQAAYNTSKGAVIMFTKSLANEWAEHNIRVNTIAPGYMKTELTKDYFAQGGEMIDTWMKFTPMGRPGVPEELQGAALYLASDASSFVTGSIVTIDGGYTAL; this is translated from the coding sequence ATGTCAATTTTAGATAAGTTTAAATTAGATAATCAAGTTGCTATCGTTACGGGTGGTGCCTCTGGATTAGGAAAAGCTATGGGTAAAGGACTAGCAGAAGCAGGAGCGCATTTAGTAATAGCTGATATTAATTTAGAACTAGCACAAGCTACTGCAGATGAATTTACAAAGGATACAGGTAATAAAGCAATTGCTTGTAAAGTAGATGTAACGAATGTCGACGACGTTTATCAAATGGTTGAAGATGTAAAAAAAGAATTTGGTAGAATTGATATTCTATTTAATAATGCCGGCATAAATGAACATGTAAAATTTGAAGATATGCCATATGACAGATGGGTTAAAAATATGGATGTAAACATCAATAGTATGGTATTAGTATCACAAGCGGTAGGCGAAGTGATGATTGAACAAAAACGAGGATCTATTGTAAATACCTCTTCAATGTCTGGTATTATCGTAAATACACCTCAACCACAAGCGGCATATAATACCTCTAAAGGTGCTGTAATTATGTTCACTAAAAGCTTAGCTAATGAATGGGCAGAACATAATATCAGAGTAAATACGATTGCGCCAGGTTATATGAAAACCGAATTAACTAAAGATTACTTCGCTCAAGGTGGAGAAATGATTGATACTTGGATGAAATTCACACCAATGGGCAGACCAGGCGTGCCTGAAGAATTACAAGGCGCAGCATTATATTTAGCGTCTGACGCATCATCATTTGTAACAGGAAGTATCGTGACAATTGATGGTGGTTATACTGCACTTTAA
- a CDS encoding DeoR/GlpR family DNA-binding transcription regulator, which translates to MKMYADERRENIYTYIKSHKRATVKQLSNYLSVTEATVRSDLRRLESENKLIRTHGGAKINENIESKLNFSYRLTQRHDEKHHISQNAINKIQPQQCIMIDASSTTYELAKLLAETSMELTIITNGLENAVLLKENPHLTVLIVGGFVSQDSNAITGNIDSQILEMYHIDYFFLSANGLTLQNGLTDFSLPEVQLKKQMVQESDKVIALIDHSKFDVSSTLSFAKLNDIDEVITNKKPNSKWLSDVPFKITIAE; encoded by the coding sequence ATGAAAATGTATGCAGATGAACGACGAGAAAATATTTATACATATATAAAATCTCATAAAAGGGCAACTGTAAAACAACTATCTAATTATTTAAGCGTAACTGAGGCAACGGTAAGAAGTGACTTACGAAGGTTGGAAAGTGAAAATAAACTTATTCGCACACACGGTGGAGCGAAGATAAATGAAAATATTGAATCTAAACTTAACTTTTCATATCGTTTAACACAACGACATGATGAAAAACATCATATTAGTCAAAACGCGATTAACAAAATCCAACCACAACAATGCATTATGATAGATGCTAGTTCTACAACGTATGAATTAGCTAAATTACTCGCTGAAACGTCGATGGAATTAACTATCATTACGAATGGTTTAGAAAATGCTGTTTTATTAAAAGAAAATCCACATTTAACTGTTCTTATCGTCGGTGGTTTTGTGTCACAAGATTCCAACGCGATTACAGGTAATATTGATTCACAGATTTTAGAAATGTATCATATCGATTATTTCTTCCTGTCTGCAAACGGGCTAACTTTGCAAAACGGTTTAACAGATTTTTCATTGCCAGAAGTACAATTGAAAAAACAGATGGTTCAAGAAAGTGATAAAGTAATAGCACTTATAGACCATAGCAAGTTTGACGTTTCTTCAACTCTATCATTTGCCAAATTAAATGACATCGACGAAGTAATCACTAATAAAAAACCTAATAGTAAATGGTTGTCTGATGTTCCTTTTAAAATAACAATTGCTGAATAA
- a CDS encoding MDR/zinc-dependent alcohol dehydrogenase-like family protein, protein MTKKNYPDTMNAVVAYAPGDYRYETVETPTIENGKEIVVKVEACGICAGDIKAYGGAPSFWGDETQPSYIKAPMIPGHEFIARVVDKGDEVTDYEVGDRVISEQIVPCWNCRFCNRGEYWMCEKHDLYGFQNNVNGGMAEYMKFTKEAINYKVPEDLPIEKAALIEPYACSLHAVQRANIKLGDFVVLSGAGTLGLGMVGAAKKAGAETLVVLDMKDDRLELAKKFGADIVMNPAKVDVVKEIKDMTEGYGCDTYIEATGHPKSVEQGLSAIRKLGRFVEFSVFGDPVTVDWSIISDRKELDLMGSHLGPYCYPLVIDGIQNGDFPTEGVVTHKLPLEKFEEGFELMKKGDKSLKVVLEP, encoded by the coding sequence ATGACAAAGAAAAATTATCCTGACACTATGAATGCAGTAGTAGCATATGCGCCTGGAGATTATAGATATGAAACTGTTGAAACACCAACAATCGAAAATGGTAAAGAAATTGTAGTAAAAGTTGAAGCTTGTGGCATTTGTGCAGGCGACATTAAAGCTTATGGTGGGGCGCCAAGTTTCTGGGGAGACGAAACGCAACCATCTTACATTAAAGCGCCAATGATTCCGGGACATGAATTTATTGCCCGTGTCGTAGATAAAGGCGACGAAGTAACTGATTATGAAGTTGGGGATAGAGTTATTTCTGAACAAATCGTGCCTTGTTGGAATTGTAGATTTTGTAACCGTGGCGAATATTGGATGTGTGAAAAACATGACTTATATGGTTTCCAAAACAATGTTAACGGCGGTATGGCTGAATATATGAAATTTACAAAAGAAGCTATTAACTATAAAGTTCCAGAAGATTTACCAATTGAAAAAGCTGCATTAATTGAACCATATGCATGTAGTTTACATGCAGTACAACGTGCCAACATTAAATTAGGCGACTTTGTAGTTCTATCTGGTGCCGGTACATTAGGTTTAGGCATGGTAGGAGCAGCTAAAAAAGCAGGTGCTGAAACATTAGTTGTATTAGATATGAAAGACGACCGTTTAGAATTAGCTAAAAAATTCGGTGCGGATATCGTAATGAATCCAGCGAAAGTGGATGTAGTTAAAGAAATTAAAGATATGACAGAAGGTTACGGTTGCGATACTTATATTGAAGCAACTGGTCACCCTAAATCAGTAGAACAAGGATTAAGTGCGATTAGAAAATTAGGTAGATTTGTTGAATTCTCAGTATTTGGAGATCCAGTAACTGTTGATTGGAGTATTATATCTGACCGTAAAGAACTAGACTTAATGGGTAGTCATTTAGGACCTTATTGTTACCCACTAGTTATTGATGGCATTCAAAATGGTGATTTCCCAACTGAAGGTGTAGTAACTCATAAATTACCTCTCGAAAAATTTGAAGAAGGATTCGAGTTAATGAAAAAAGGCGACAAATCACTAAAAGTAGTGTTAGAACCATAA
- a CDS encoding dihydroxyacetone kinase subunit DhaK: MKKMINNPDNVIDELMTGYLAAYPEYIRRSSLHQRALIGTKRHEKRKVSVLIGGGSGHEPGFLGYVGKGMADGVAVGNIFASPSPIPIQAVTREINQGHGVLYIYGNYAGDLMNFEMASEMTEIEDDIQTEVVIGNDDVASSKDLDDRRGIAGELLVFKAAGAAADFGHDLSEVKRIAQLANDNTRSMGIGLSPCYLPQTGKPSFDLEDNEMEIGLGHHGEPGIEKTTIRTAKETVNVIMKNILNEGLYESGDEVAVLVNGLGATSQMELYIINKEVNEILEEKNIVTYKSYVGNFITSMEMGGFSVTLMKLDDTLKSCLAHPVDCPNFKEV, translated from the coding sequence ATGAAGAAAATGATAAATAATCCGGATAACGTTATTGATGAGTTAATGACAGGGTATCTTGCAGCTTATCCAGAATATATTAGACGCTCATCTTTACACCAACGTGCCCTTATCGGTACAAAGAGACATGAAAAAAGAAAAGTAAGTGTGTTAATAGGTGGCGGTTCTGGTCACGAACCTGGATTTTTAGGTTATGTAGGCAAAGGTATGGCAGACGGTGTTGCGGTAGGTAACATCTTTGCTTCACCTTCACCAATTCCAATTCAAGCTGTTACAAGAGAAATTAATCAAGGTCACGGTGTACTTTATATTTATGGTAACTATGCTGGTGACTTAATGAACTTTGAAATGGCGAGTGAGATGACTGAAATTGAAGATGACATCCAAACAGAGGTTGTTATCGGCAATGATGATGTTGCATCTTCTAAAGATTTAGATGATAGACGTGGTATTGCTGGTGAGTTATTAGTATTTAAAGCAGCTGGTGCAGCGGCAGACTTCGGTCATGATTTATCAGAAGTAAAACGTATTGCACAATTAGCCAATGATAATACACGTTCAATGGGTATTGGATTAAGTCCTTGCTATTTACCTCAAACAGGTAAGCCAAGCTTCGATTTAGAAGACAATGAAATGGAAATTGGACTTGGTCACCATGGTGAACCAGGCATTGAAAAGACTACGATTCGTACTGCTAAAGAAACAGTTAACGTTATCATGAAAAACATTTTAAATGAAGGACTATACGAAAGTGGCGATGAGGTAGCAGTGTTAGTTAATGGCTTAGGTGCTACGTCACAAATGGAATTGTATATCATTAACAAAGAAGTTAATGAAATATTAGAAGAAAAAAATATTGTTACTTACAAATCCTACGTAGGTAATTTCATTACATCAATGGAAATGGGTGGCTTTTCGGTAACATTGATGAAGTTGGATGACACATTGAAATCTTGTCTAGCACATCCAGTAGATTGTCCTAATTTTAAAGAAGTGTAG
- the dhaL gene encoding dihydroxyacetone kinase subunit DhaL, which produces MTLTSNEYKEYILALTELFATKKDYLCELDRKIGDGDHGVTMNIGYQAVRDTVEQELQEQNDIAKISVAVGKSFLDAVGSSVGPLYASGYLKAAVAVKNKTELDDEGLFDFWISFSKGIKDRGKAKIGDKTMIDTLEPFFTTLDEQRVNGLSFSEAFDKALEHAKKGMESTKDIVSNKGRSKRLGYRSQGHVDPGAMSAYLMLETFQPFAK; this is translated from the coding sequence ATGACATTAACAAGTAATGAATATAAAGAATATATTTTAGCATTAACAGAATTATTTGCGACTAAAAAAGACTATTTATGTGAACTAGATAGAAAAATTGGTGACGGTGACCATGGTGTAACGATGAATATTGGTTACCAAGCAGTGAGAGATACTGTCGAACAAGAACTACAAGAGCAAAATGATATTGCGAAAATTAGTGTAGCCGTAGGTAAAAGCTTCTTAGATGCAGTAGGTTCTTCAGTAGGGCCATTGTATGCTTCAGGTTATTTAAAAGCTGCAGTTGCAGTGAAAAATAAAACTGAACTTGATGATGAGGGTTTATTCGATTTTTGGATCTCTTTCAGTAAAGGCATTAAAGATAGAGGTAAAGCAAAAATCGGCGACAAAACTATGATAGATACACTGGAACCATTTTTCACAACGTTAGATGAACAACGCGTAAATGGTTTGTCATTCTCAGAAGCATTTGACAAAGCATTGGAACATGCGAAAAAAGGAATGGAAAGTACAAAAGATATTGTTTCAAATAAAGGGCGCTCAAAACGTTTAGGATATCGTTCACAAGGACACGTTGATCCAGGTGCGATGTCAGCATATTTAATGTTAGAAACATTTCAACCCTTTGCTAAATAA
- the rpiB gene encoding ribose 5-phosphate isomerase B, giving the protein MKIAIGADHNGYDLKEAVKKQVEDMGHEVEDFGCHHCAETDYPDVAAEVGKSIQQGNNERGILICGTGIGVAIAANKVKGIRAAMAHDVYSAERAQLSNNAQILTMGAQIIGVEVAKKNVEAYLNVAWEGGSQRKVDKIVDLETSEAE; this is encoded by the coding sequence ATGAAAATTGCTATAGGTGCAGATCACAACGGTTATGATTTAAAAGAAGCGGTAAAAAAACAAGTTGAAGACATGGGTCATGAAGTTGAAGATTTTGGTTGCCATCATTGTGCAGAAACAGATTACCCTGATGTTGCTGCAGAAGTGGGTAAAAGTATTCAACAAGGTAATAATGAACGTGGCATTTTAATTTGTGGTACTGGTATAGGTGTTGCAATTGCTGCAAACAAAGTTAAAGGCATTAGAGCAGCAATGGCACATGATGTATACTCTGCAGAACGTGCACAATTAAGTAATAATGCTCAAATTTTAACTATGGGTGCACAAATTATTGGTGTTGAAGTAGCTAAGAAAAATGTAGAAGCATACTTAAATGTTGCATGGGAAGGCGGTTCTCAACGTAAAGTTGATAAAATCGTAGATCTAGAAACATCTGAAGCAGAATAG
- a CDS encoding copper resistance CopC/CopD family protein yields MSIKSNFFIKLYLVFFVALICLTVFSTQNASAHATLEKVTPQENSTVKSQPKQISLQFNEPVNTKYSSITIFDDSGNELDNVKPNTTGHNKTLDFDVNHLKKGTHKIKWHAMSADGHEVGNQFEFSIGKKTANNVDTTPPFFETAAFWFGFLRFLAEGSIIVLIGLFLVNQMAIKKGLPEFNIIPKYRSAIWMIIGVTFMTCLVYLMSLTSDVSSEILTLNIETLLQVPLLLSLLGIIVLLILFSLKNMLASWYTLIALIILVVLSMSGHAFAQQFPVWSIIIRTIHLVGMSIWLGALVYLFCVTLNNKVNQLTNIKNFLLTVNSIAVLMIIVSGVLMVIDESSILNVFNHLQTWSMLVIVKVAGVIAMMCLGAYQTTRALSRQYTNKSMLSIEIIIGIVLIVAGIIMSQINIPS; encoded by the coding sequence GTGTCTATAAAAAGTAACTTTTTTATAAAGTTATATTTAGTATTTTTTGTAGCGTTAATTTGTTTAACAGTATTTTCAACGCAAAACGCATCGGCGCATGCGACACTTGAAAAAGTAACGCCTCAAGAAAACAGTACTGTTAAGTCGCAACCTAAACAGATATCATTACAATTTAATGAGCCTGTTAATACGAAATACTCTAGTATTACTATTTTTGACGATAGTGGTAATGAGCTTGATAATGTTAAACCTAATACCACAGGGCATAATAAAACACTGGACTTTGATGTTAATCATTTAAAAAAGGGAACTCATAAAATTAAATGGCATGCCATGTCAGCTGATGGTCACGAAGTCGGGAACCAATTTGAATTTTCTATTGGTAAAAAAACAGCTAATAATGTAGATACAACACCGCCGTTTTTTGAAACTGCAGCATTCTGGTTTGGCTTTTTACGCTTTTTAGCTGAAGGATCCATCATCGTGCTTATAGGTCTTTTCTTAGTTAATCAAATGGCTATTAAAAAAGGTTTGCCGGAATTTAATATCATTCCTAAATACCGTTCTGCAATTTGGATGATTATTGGCGTAACATTTATGACGTGTTTAGTTTATTTGATGTCGCTTACTTCAGATGTAAGTAGTGAGATATTAACTTTAAATATAGAGACGTTACTGCAAGTACCTTTATTATTATCATTATTAGGTATTATTGTTCTGCTTATTTTGTTTAGCTTAAAAAATATGTTAGCTAGCTGGTACACACTGATTGCGCTTATTATATTAGTCGTATTGAGCATGTCGGGTCATGCTTTTGCACAGCAATTTCCAGTATGGTCCATCATCATACGTACAATACATTTAGTCGGTATGTCGATTTGGTTAGGTGCATTAGTTTATCTATTTTGTGTAACGCTAAATAACAAAGTCAATCAGCTAACGAATATTAAAAACTTTTTATTAACAGTAAATAGTATCGCCGTCTTGATGATTATTGTATCAGGTGTGTTAATGGTAATTGATGAATCAAGCATATTAAATGTATTTAATCATCTTCAAACGTGGTCGATGCTAGTTATTGTTAAAGTCGCAGGAGTTATTGCGATGATGTGTCTTGGCGCTTATCAGACAACGCGTGCATTAAGCCGTCAATATACAAATAAATCAATGTTATCAATAGAAATAATTATAGGTATCGTACTCATAGTTGCAGGTATTATTATGAGTCAAATTAATATACCAAGTTAA
- a CDS encoding YcnI family protein codes for MKKIVVTIVAFIVALSMSKVADAHVTLNPNSSEPGSYDKYDVRVPVEKDDNTTKVELKVPKGLNVVGVEPVNGFEHKFTKDKKGNITKITWEATNGGIKPNEFIDLPIQVANPDKEGKFKWDAYQTYKNGDVVKWTGNEKSETPAPVTTVSKSSNSNQGNEQGDASHSNVALWIVSIIAIVLSLIAIFKKSRKS; via the coding sequence ATGAAGAAAATAGTAGTTACTATCGTAGCATTTATTGTTGCTTTAAGTATGTCTAAAGTTGCCGATGCGCACGTAACATTAAACCCTAATAGCAGTGAGCCAGGATCATACGATAAGTATGATGTGAGAGTACCAGTTGAAAAAGACGACAACACGACAAAAGTTGAATTAAAAGTACCTAAGGGCCTAAACGTAGTAGGGGTTGAACCTGTAAATGGTTTTGAACATAAATTTACTAAAGATAAAAAAGGTAATATTACTAAAATTACTTGGGAAGCAACTAATGGTGGCATTAAACCGAATGAATTTATTGATTTACCAATTCAAGTAGCAAACCCTGATAAAGAAGGTAAATTTAAATGGGATGCTTACCAAACTTACAAGAATGGTGATGTTGTAAAGTGGACAGGAAATGAAAAATCTGAGACACCTGCACCTGTTACTACTGTAAGTAAATCAAGTAATAGCAATCAAGGAAACGAGCAAGGTGACGCTTCACATAGTAATGTAGCACTATGGATAGTCTCTATTATTGCTATCGTTTTATCATTAATTGCGATATTTAAAAAATCTCGTAAATCATAA
- a CDS encoding DUF2871 domain-containing protein, which translates to MRRILYAFLIYTIIGLISGFYYRELTVAHHFTGDTQLKVLHTHLLMLGMFMHLVLLPFEKLFKLSSYYIFNWFFIIYNLGVLFTVGMMFMKGTYQVIGKTVPESFAGYAGIGHTVLTAGFVLLFFLLRNALIKDPRD; encoded by the coding sequence ATGCGTAGAATTTTATATGCATTTTTAATCTATACGATAATTGGTTTAATTAGTGGTTTTTATTATAGAGAACTAACTGTTGCGCATCATTTTACTGGTGACACGCAGTTGAAAGTTTTACACACGCATTTATTGATGCTAGGTATGTTTATGCACTTAGTGTTACTGCCATTTGAAAAACTGTTTAAATTATCTAGCTACTATATCTTTAATTGGTTCTTTATCATTTATAATCTTGGTGTTTTATTCACGGTAGGTATGATGTTTATGAAAGGTACTTACCAAGTAATAGGAAAAACAGTACCTGAATCATTTGCTGGTTATGCAGGTATTGGTCATACAGTACTAACAGCTGGATTTGTATTACTATTCTTTTTACTTAGAAATGCATTAATTAAAGATCCAAGAGATTAA